The Rhodococcus triatomae genome includes a window with the following:
- a CDS encoding globin domain-containing protein, protein MEIAQLRASFSSITHGSHGPSHLAQLFYAALFSEHPQYRALFPISLEEPARKFTRALEFVVDNLEEPGPMTELLAQLGRDHRKYGITAGHYEAAGSALIAAVRSALSHVLWTPTLDSAWSGLVSLLLTTMRDAADADDLPAAWTATVVGHERRLDDLAIVRLESDQPIPFHAGQYLSVQIPQRPRQWRYLSVAIPPNPYGQIEFHVRRVSGGWVSPAIVNETRVGDRWQLASPLGGLEVDRDNGLDVLMIGSGSGIAPLRAQVMEMAQHGNNPRVHMFVGGRYPRDLYDIEALWELSLSNPWLTVVPVSEEDENPWWHTTPDPEPPPGMHRRLHGRLGRVVAEFGSWADRQVQISGSPSMIKTTVYSLRHGGTPPELIQHDPLV, encoded by the coding sequence ATGGAGATCGCGCAGCTGCGGGCCAGTTTCTCGTCGATCACCCATGGCTCCCACGGGCCGTCCCACCTGGCCCAGCTCTTCTACGCGGCGCTGTTCTCCGAGCACCCGCAGTACCGGGCGCTGTTCCCGATCTCCCTGGAGGAACCGGCTCGCAAGTTCACCCGGGCCCTCGAGTTCGTCGTGGACAATCTCGAGGAGCCGGGCCCGATGACGGAACTGCTGGCCCAGCTCGGCCGGGACCACCGCAAGTACGGCATCACCGCCGGGCACTACGAAGCGGCCGGATCGGCACTGATCGCCGCGGTGCGGTCGGCCCTGAGCCACGTGCTGTGGACGCCCACACTCGACTCGGCGTGGAGCGGGCTCGTCTCCCTGCTCCTCACCACCATGCGCGACGCCGCGGACGCGGACGATCTGCCCGCCGCTTGGACGGCGACCGTGGTCGGTCACGAACGCCGGCTCGACGACCTCGCGATCGTGCGCCTCGAGTCCGACCAGCCGATCCCGTTCCACGCCGGCCAATACCTCAGCGTCCAGATTCCACAGCGTCCCAGGCAGTGGCGCTACCTGTCGGTGGCGATCCCACCGAACCCCTACGGCCAGATCGAGTTCCACGTGCGCCGGGTCTCCGGCGGATGGGTGAGCCCGGCCATCGTGAACGAGACCCGGGTAGGCGACCGCTGGCAGCTCGCCTCCCCGCTCGGTGGGCTCGAGGTGGATCGGGACAACGGGCTCGACGTGCTGATGATCGGGTCGGGAAGCGGGATCGCGCCGCTGCGGGCGCAGGTGATGGAGATGGCGCAGCACGGCAACAACCCGCGGGTGCACATGTTCGTCGGCGGCCGCTACCCGCGCGATCTCTACGACATCGAAGCCCTCTGGGAGCTATCCCTGAGCAATCCGTGGCTCACCGTCGTCCCGGTCTCCGAGGAAGACGAGAACCCCTGGTGGCACACCACTCCCGACCCCGAACCCCCACCCGGGATGCATCGTCGGCTGCACGGGCGGCTGGGCCGCGTCGTCGCCGAGTTCGGTTCCTGGGCGGACCGCCAGGTACAGATCTCCGGGTCTCCCTCGATGATCAAGACCACCGTGTACTCGTTGCGACACGGGGGCACTCCACCGGAACTGATCCAGCACGACCCCCTCGTCTGA